The following proteins come from a genomic window of Corynebacterium hansenii:
- a CDS encoding PhzF family phenazine biosynthesis protein, translating into MREPTGHASTHLDLEIAQIDAFTDTVFGGNPAAVVHLSEWPSDETLQAIAAENNLSETAFLVGRIPDDAPAAPSNSPAHHLRWFTPTVEIELCGHATLAAAAHLFAALDAGCGGFGACDGDDSLDDGPSASPDRLDFWTMSGWLSVTRTRGECGDGATGRAAAPDLFTLDFPADPPSPLDADSPALSAEAKTDIEMSAGGKVSPMTADPVVMAGRLRTTIADALGIDAASITDILSGRTMLLVVVDSPELIRPLSPDFPAVARIARHGIIVTADTTGVTDGDDAGHDIVSRYFAPGIGIDEDPVTGAAHCVLGPFWFTELGRDRLTAHQASARGGLLHLEAADERIKISGNAVRYMSGTIRIPAR; encoded by the coding sequence ATGAGGGAACCCACCGGCCACGCATCCACGCACCTGGACCTCGAGATCGCGCAAATCGACGCGTTCACCGACACCGTCTTCGGCGGCAATCCGGCGGCGGTCGTCCACCTGTCGGAATGGCCGTCCGACGAAACGCTGCAGGCCATCGCCGCGGAGAACAACCTTTCGGAGACCGCTTTTCTCGTCGGCCGCATCCCTGACGACGCCCCCGCCGCGCCGTCGAACTCCCCGGCCCACCACTTGCGCTGGTTCACCCCGACCGTCGAGATCGAACTCTGCGGCCACGCCACCCTCGCCGCCGCCGCGCATCTCTTCGCCGCGCTGGACGCCGGCTGCGGAGGCTTCGGCGCCTGCGACGGAGACGATTCGCTTGACGACGGTCCCTCCGCCTCGCCCGACCGCCTGGACTTCTGGACAATGTCCGGGTGGCTCAGCGTGACGCGCACGCGGGGCGAATGCGGCGACGGAGCCACCGGACGCGCCGCGGCCCCCGACTTGTTCACTCTGGACTTCCCCGCCGATCCGCCCTCTCCCCTCGACGCCGACTCCCCCGCATTGTCCGCCGAAGCCAAGACCGACATCGAGATGAGCGCCGGCGGAAAGGTCAGCCCGATGACCGCCGACCCCGTCGTCATGGCGGGCCGCCTGCGCACGACCATCGCCGACGCGCTGGGCATCGACGCGGCATCGATCACGGACATCCTGTCGGGGCGGACGATGCTCCTGGTGGTCGTCGACTCCCCCGAGCTGATCCGGCCGCTCTCCCCCGACTTCCCCGCCGTCGCGCGCATCGCGCGACACGGGATCATCGTCACCGCCGACACCACCGGCGTCACCGACGGCGATGACGCCGGCCACGACATCGTCTCCCGCTACTTCGCGCCCGGCATCGGCATCGACGAGGACCCCGTCACCGGCGCCGCGCACTGCGTGCTCGGCCCCTTCTGGTTCACCGAACTCGGCCGCGACCGCCTCACCGCGCACCAGGCATCCGCGCGCGGCGGACTGCTGCACCTCGAAGCGGCCGACGAACGCATCAAAATCTCGGGCAATGCCGTGCGGTACATGTCGGGCACGATCCGGATACCCGCACGGTAA